Proteins from a single region of Spodoptera frugiperda isolate SF20-4 chromosome 8, AGI-APGP_CSIRO_Sfru_2.0, whole genome shotgun sequence:
- the LOC118275283 gene encoding endocuticle structural glycoprotein ABD-5-like, producing the protein MQKIVLIAFAMLALAAAAPQEAAQPVYILKQDADITPDGYSFDFETSDGTSRQETGALKQVSEDHQALEVSGSYKYVGTDGLIYSVNFVANEHGFQPQEHVEHPQQ; encoded by the exons ATGCAGAAGATC GTACTCATCGCCTTTGCCATGCTCGCTCTGGCCGCGGCCGCCCCACAGGAGGCCGCCCAACCCGTCTACATCCTGAAGCAGGATGCTGACATCACCCCTGATGGTTACTCCTTCGA CTTTGAGACCAGTGACGGCACATCTCGCCAGGAGACGGGTGCCCTAAAGCAAGTCAGCGAGGACCACCAGGCCCTTGAGGTGAGCGGCAGTTACAAGTACGTCGGCACTGACGGCCTCATCTACAGCGTCAACTTCGTGGCCAATGAGCATGGCTTCCAGCCCCAAGAGCATGTTGAACACCCCCAGCAATAA